Within the Ranitomeya imitator isolate aRanImi1 chromosome 8, aRanImi1.pri, whole genome shotgun sequence genome, the region gatgatgtcataaaggatgtagatatcccgcgtctctgattggtcgaggccgccaggcctcgaccaatcagcaacgggcacagcgacgatgatgtcataaaggacgcagacatctcacttttctgattcagcgacgggcacagtatcgacgtagatgtcataatgatgtcataaaggacgtagaaatcccacgtttctgattcagatgtcataaaggttgccatggcgacaatgtcataaaggttgcctcgaccaatcagcgacgggcacagtctgccacgaattctggaatcatcattgtccatatactacggggacatgcatattctagaatacccgatgcgttagaatcgggccacaatctagtgtgaaaTAATTCGAACTCCATAAATACTTCGGAATGAGGAGAACACATAAGAGTAACTCGAACTTTAAAGATATAACAAAGTgcaaattttattaaacaaaattgttaaaaaacacatacatatagaATGTCATAAATATTCGGGATGAGCAAATGTGCGCACATATAGTCCTATTCAAGTAGAAAGGCAATAGCTGCCATGCCTATGTAGTTATGCAGCAGGTAAGTAGATGCTATAAGTTACTCTTATGTGTTCTCCTCATTCCGCAGATCCTGGACATGCAGGAGTATAATGCCGGAGTAGACTGGTTCTCACTTGGAGTCATCATAAACGAGATGCTGACCGATTTTTCTACCTTCGATCCCGCGGTCTTTGATGAGTCTTCCTCCGGCGCCAAGGACATCATTGAACAGGTCAGTATGTTCCCGGTATAAGGGTCTAGTATTGGGGTCATACAATGTTAGTAGTCCCTGACCCGGAGGCTGTAATTGTACTGAACACAGCCTTACACAGACATCTTCTCCCAATCCTCAACCTCGTAAACAACATTTACAATGTCCAATTATGGATAAGAGAAGTAGAAATCCTTTGCTTGCACCCCCTCATCACTAAATATCGCTATCATATACCATCACAGCAGACAACGCGTCATGGAGAGCAACTATCAGAAAGAAGTGATCACTGTGTATAATCTTTACTGGTCAGATCACAGGGTTCACTTACTAAATCCTAAATACATTTCTCCTTTTCAGCTCCTCCAGGAAGATCCTGTTCAGCGTTTAGGAGTCCATGGTGACATCCGAGAACACCTCTTCTTCCAGGGAATTGATTGGGTCTCTGTGGAAGCCCTTAGGATGGCCCCACCATACATCCCTGTAGTAAGTAATGGGCAGAATTCTCCCATGGATCTGAATAATATTCTCTCCCACAATCGTCTACGCTTTTGGTTCTGTGATACATTATGTTTAGTGTCAGGGTTGGAAAATAATTTGGCTCGCGTTATTGGACAATGTAATCTCTTAGCAGTGTATGTCTAGTCTATAGGATTGTTCTTCTTTCAGGCCCTTTTGAGGGTTACATGCAAATAATTAACTAGTTATAAGTTCTGTTAGGTACaagccatttaaagggaatctgtcacccaaaaaattgtatatgagctaaggccaccgacatcaagggcttatctacagcattctgtaatgctgtagataagcccccgatgtaatctgaaaggtaagaaaaacaggttatattatacttacccaggggcggtccctttTAGTTTCAGGTCTGATAGGTGTCGCAGTCCgggtccagggcctcctatcttcattcgatgacgtcctcttcttgtcttcctgccgcggctcctgttgagggcagtactgctgggcctctctgacctttcctggcgcctgcgcactgcagtactttgctctgccctcaacagggcacacaaagtacacctgcgccgaagccgcggccggaagacaagaagaggacgtcatcgtatgaagataggaggcgccgcacccATCAGACCCGAAATTaactgggaccacccctgggtgagtataacataacctgtttttcttacatttcaggttacatcgggggcttatctacagcattacagaatgctgtagataagcccctgatgctggtggccttagctcatatacgatttttggggtgacagattctctttaatcagACAAAGCATTGCATAGCCGTCTATAGCTGGAGCTAGAGAAGACCgtccttggtaaaaaaaaatttacttGAGCCCTCCCTAAGGAGCAGTTCTtaagatttttatattttttcctgCAGACCTGGAAGTGATTCTAAagaagattattttacatttttaaataacatttctcCTTTTTATAGTCTCCACTGCTAATTTAGACCagatgaaaaataaaacaaaaaataagaaCACATTTTTGTCAAAAAACAGAACTGATGGAGTTAGGCCAATTCAGAAAGACCTATAGGTACAAGAGGACGAGAGACACCAGGAAGAACAAAATATATTAGAGTACAAAAATACCAGTGTATACTGGTGTGGACAAAGAATGGAAAAACCACTCGGAAAACAAGGAAGACCAAAGGGAGGAGGCACCGAGACGCAGGTCACTTATTGCAGGAAATAAGTATCAGGACAAAGAGGTATCTTTCCTATATACCAACTGCTGCTGTGCTTCCATGATGTTTGATTATTACTTTTTATATAATATTTTCCTTATTCATGTTTGTGAGCGCCTTCTGTGACACCACTTACCGTACTAGATAATAAAGGTGTTTTTACTTTATAGAGACCTCTTTGTCCTGACATTTCTTTCCTGCAATAAGTAACCTGCGGATCGGTGACTCCTCCTTTTGGTCttcctgtttttttttcaattcagaaaGAGTCTGTAAACAGGTGAAAGTGTTCAGAGCTGAAGTGATAAGTACAGATTGTATTGATATAAACACTTCTCGTTCTCACCATACTTGGGCTATTGCCTGTTACCTGCACATAATTCTGCATCCTATGTATGATGGGACAGAAATCTGACCGGCCATAGAGATGATTAGTGGCGCTGCAGCTCATTGAAGTGACCAGACGTCAGCTGCAATGCTCGTGGTGCTGGTTTTGTCTAATTTGTCTAATAAGATATTATATTCACATTTGAAAacgttcctttaaagggaacctgtcaccaggtttgtcccatatgagacctttcagccctgatatacaTCATTCTAatgtgctgtatatctgcccccattcCAACATGCAAGACGAGAAAAAGACCTTTTACATACTCACCCACAGGGCGTTCGGGTTCAATGGGCATCGCTGGTGTAGGTCCGGTGCCTTCCTTCTTCTAGCGATGCCGTTccccttcttgcttcatgtggatgacgtgtcctacatcatccacacaatgtCCCCGGGATTGCGCTCCTGAGCAAACGTACTTATGACCAGGGGGCAGAGTAAAGTCCTGCAGTGTGCATGCGGCGGAGCTCTTTGAACTTTCCTGGTGCATGCGCACTGCAGGACATTGATCGGCCCTTCACAGGGCTGAGAGAAGTACGACTGCGCAGGAGTGTGATaccggggacactgtgtggatgacgaaggatgcatcatccacacgaagcaagaaagAGGACGGCATTGCAAGAAGAAGGGAGCCATCGGACCAAGACAGCGATGACCATCGGACCTGACCTCTCGTAGGTGAATATTATAAAAGGTCTTGCTTgtcttacaggttgggttgggggcatatatacagcatattagaatgctgaatatcagggctgaaaggtactggccttacctcatatggtactaacctggtgacaggttccttttaatattgAACTATTATTTTCAATACTTAAAGTCAAAACTGTTTGATTAGTCGCTAAGTTCACCATgtcttttttctgcatttttttctatAGCCAACTAAGCCTAATCCCCGGTTCCGTGCTTTTAAGCTGTTCGGAGGGTTTCCATTTTTCAACTGAAGACCCTCAACAAGACTCCAGCTCAATAATATCAGAGCAAGCTGCGTACCTGAGCCTCCAGAAGACCATGCCGAGAAGACCAGAACATCGGATGTCCAACACCATCGGGGACCTCCAAATAGATAAGTATAagtgataagtagggttgagcgaaacgggtcagccagattcagaagtcgccgacttttggcaaagtcgggtttcatgaaacccgacccgacccctgtgtggggtcggccatgaggtcggcgatcttctgatctggaatcggaattccgataccgagttccgatatgtttaagatatcgggaatcggtatcggaattcatatttaagtgtaaaataaagaataaaaaaaaaaatattgatatactcaccctcggacgcgccctggttctcaccggcagccttccttcctaagaatgagtgcctgaagggccttcgatgacgtcatggcttgtgattggtcacgtgagcggtcacatgggcggtcaagcgaccaatcacgagccgcgacgtcatctaaggtacttcaggcgctaattcttaggaaggaagcgtccgagggtgcgtctgagggtgagtatattcctaataggtatatactcacccacggacgtgccctggttctaacccgcagccttcctacctaagaatcagcgcctgaaggaccttagatgacgtcacggcttgtgattggtcgcgtaacgcccatgtgaccgctcacgcgaccaatcacaagccgcgacgtcatcgaaggtccttcaggtgctcattcttaggaaggaaggctgccggtgagagccagggtgcgtccgagggtaagtatatcaatattttttattttgattctttattttacacttaaatatgaatatgcattgggtttcgtgtttcggccgaccccgaccccgacttttctataggatcggccgatttcactcgaccccactcttgaaaaagtcgggtttcgtgaaacccgacgcgatcctataaaaagaaaagtcgctcaacactagtgataagtaTAGGTAATTATAGGAAAGAAAGGATAGGTTTTATTTAATCTACAATAAAAAAAGAGTATAGGTAAAAAGAATAATTCTAGGTAAGTATTGCTAAGAATGTAGAAGTATGGGTAAATGTAGGTAAGAAAGGATAGGTTtaatcttcaataaaaaaaaaaagaaaataagataAGTATAGATAAGTAAGGATAAGTATAGATAAATATAGCTAAGAAATTATAGTTACcgtatatttaaaataaaaaacaacttaaGTATAGATAAGTAAGGATAAGTATAGATAAGTAAGGATAAGTATAGATAAATATAGCTTAGAAATTATAGTTACCGtatatttaaaattaaaaaaaagataagTATAGATAAGTAAGGATAAGTATAGATAAATATAGCTAAGATATTATAGTTACCGtatatttaaaatgaaaaaaaaaagataagtatAGATAAGTAAGGATAAGTTTAGATAAATATAGCTAAAATATTATAGTTACCATatatttaaaatacaaaaaaaaagataagTATAGATAAGTAAGGATAAGTATAGATAAATATAGCTAAGATATTATAGTTACCGtatatttaaaatgaaaaaaaaaaaaagataagtatAGATAAGTAAGGATAAGTATAGATAAATATAGCTAAGATATTATCGTTACCGtatatttaaaatgaaaaaaaaagaagataagTATAGATAAGTAAGGATAAGTATAGATAAATATAGCTAAAATATTATCGTTACCGtatatttaaaatgaaaaaaaaaaaaagataagtatAGATAAGTAAGGATAAGAATAGATAAATATAGCTAAGAAATTATAGTTACCGTatatttaaaatacaaaaaaaaaagataagtatAGATAAGTAAGGATAAGTATAGATAAATATAGCTAAGATATTACAGTTACCGtatatttaaaatgaaaaaaaaaaaaaaaaagaatagataaGTAAGGATAAGTATAGATAAATATAGCTAAGAAATTATAGTTACCAtatatttaaaatgaaaaaaaaaaaagataggtaTAGATAAGTATAGATAACATAGGTAGGTAAGAAAGGATAggtatatttaaaataaaaaaaaagataggtATAGATAATCGCCCAGTGTAAGTGCCCCCTTAGTTATACATAAGCTTTCTATAGTCTAGAGATAAAGATAAGGTAGAAATATAAGTATTAGATAAGTATATAATACCCCATGTACAGGGGTGGCAGGGCCCATCCAGCGCTGACACTGCAGTGACCCGGGGATTAGCCGATTGCCAGGacatggggtcaggaaggaatttttccccacaCATGGGGTTGTTTCGCCTTCCTCTGGGTCACATACTCTTTATGCAGTAAATCCTATAAATGGCGCTGGATGATTACATTAAATTAAACTAAATAATATAATAGATAACAATAAAAATTAATAAACCCCATTCATTGTGTCTGCGTCTTCTTTATATTCTTTTATTATAATGTTGGACGGCTATAGTGATTGTGACAAATGGCGGGGAATTAAGAGTTAATCCGATACTTTGTGTGGAGTTGGGTCACGTGATCTCGCTGCCGATTCTTTCCCCTCATGACAGTGATGTTATGGCTTCTATCATATGGCTTTCCCAGACTGATGTCACTGCCCCATTATGCCCCACATCATCCATCACATGTAGTACATGGGATAGGGCTGACGCCATCAGCTACTGTAACCCAAGTGTAGTCTCCTCCACTAATGTCCCTGCAGGTCACAGATCATGTAGAGGACGCCATATTCCATAGTCACTGTACTTACCCCACAGGAGCTTCACACTGAGCACCATCTCAGGAGCCTCCAGCCCATCACATATGGAAAGGTGACCTGGAGGGCTAGAATATATTAGTGCAGCAAGAGATGTATTCGGAGGATAGAGATGGAAAAGGAGGTGTCGTTGGCCGTACAGAACAAGGAGGTACAGTGGCAGGATAAAGATGGTGAGAGCAGGACACCACAAGGTAAAGTTATAATAGTAGTAAGCTGAATTGGCAACATGGCCACAAGCCTGAGAGCCAAGGAGTGGCATGTGTCCCCGATAATGGGGCCAGAAAGAACATCAAAGCAAGAGAAAATGCACTGAAATAATGTTCAACGCAAAAGCTTTTCAGGTTAAAAgaattttttataaaacccctttactCATTAAACAGCCTAATAAAAGGGTATTTCCACCATAAATAGTTATTGCCCATCTACAGGATAATAGTTTTGAAgtataccgcactcacaagtggaatatcatgcaacaaatgaacaatttattgtgtacatacATCATATAGCATCACTGTACAGAAACAAACATAAAGCGTTATGAATGACGTTTCGGACCCCCGGGTCCTTAATCATATATTGCTGcggaaataaaaagaaaaagaaaacatgcCATATGTACAATCAAATTACAAATATTATATAACAACACCATATTTACAGTATTAGGTACACAATCGGTAGAGGAACCCAGAATAATCCCCCCCGAGGTCCAACACCTAAAGTAGGGAAGTGATACCAATATAGAGCCATGGATAAGTCATCACTGTCCGATAGGTGCACACCAATTCCAATGTAATGAGAGATGGCCGTGAATATTCGTGGTCCTCTTCATTGATTTCCATGGGAGTTATGGAAAAAGATGTAAAAGCAGAATAGGGAACAGCCATTCTGAAGAAAGGTGTGGAGTATAAATGTGAGAACGGCATTCGTCAGACAGTTATGGCTTATTCTATGGACACAAATGTCTGAGATGGGAATATACCTTAATAGTGGATCTGTTAGCATCACATTACACACAGCAAAACTCATTAGTTATATCTCTCAAATCTGATCAGACTGGTGTACTTACCATAAAAATCAGTGTCAAAATGGCTGTCTAATTCTCACACTTAAAAGAtcattttatgagtccagctagAAATAGACTCATAATCAAATAATTTACAAATTAGGCAGGAAACTTTTATAAAGCGTCATACAGCctttcttaggctggagtcacactagagaggaatacagacgagtgctatgcgagaaaaaaaatagCATAGCAGTCAgacaactgttaatctatggggcagctcccatcaccgtttttttttctcggccgtattatacgtgcaagtgaaatcgccaatacaagtctatgggtactagAAAAATAATCGCACACCACGTGGACCATCagtatgacttgcgagaaatacgcaccggtgctctttgaaaagccggcaattcatgtgcggtgtacagtaaaatcacagtgacaggttagaatagaatagatagaatacatatgCATACATAGAATAGGTGTAATATATATGTCAGTGTCGGGAAGGGACACCACAGCCCCAGCTACCAGTGCACATATTAACCCTATCTATTTAAAACAGTCATAACATTAaataacacacagtaaaaaaatgcataaataaaTGAACCACAATGGTATAGACAAAAATTTTTCCTCCTTCACAGTGGTAATAGTTGATGAAAGTATCCTGGAGTGTGTTATTCGATTGATGACCGTCATGGGACTTAAGGAACCAAAGATCCAAATCGTACAGTAAGCGCTAaatcaaacaataaaaaataaaattataaaacaaaataagaaaaatatcaagaaagaaacaaagaaaatGGGGAAGGGGAACTCTCCAAATACAATAGTCCCTACAATTACAGGAATGGAGCAAAATTCAAGGCCTCATTGAGACCATTAGGTCTAACCGTATCCAGGGTTACAATCCATTTCAGCTCACGCTGTGCGAGGAGCTGTTTGACATTACCTCCTCTTATCCCTACATGTATCAACTCTATCCCCCTTACTTTAAAGCTCTTGGGGTCACAGTTATGGACCTCCCTAAAATGCCTGGGAATCGTTTTTAACTCTGAAATGTCCTCCACTGTCCCGGCCGCaccaatgccccgcacatgctccctcactcaGAGTGAGAGTGAGGGATAAGAGGAGGTAATGTCAAACAGCTCCTCGCACAGGAGGGCAGACAGGGCTAACATGTCCTACTTTGCAGAAGAAGCAATGGCATGCAtcacctagagaatgtctattcacCGGGATCCCAtaggaggtgggcttggacagcactggtgatcggccggcagagggagaagggtccctgtttggcttacctcccttctagctgaatcccgatggcttccgcacctccggcatcctgttagccacatagcagtctgcAATCCTtgttgtcgtacatccgtggggcacatgtgaagatattgatccttgaccataagatccgttaagtcctcaaaactcttaacagaaagtcccctgatccattggtggaatgtggtcctcaaggtgctcacaacatctgcatagctgtcagttgatccacgttgtaggttccggaacattctccgatacacttctgggcttaggttgtatttcctgatcagggcctcttttatggcctcatagttctcaTCTAGGTCTGGTGGGAGGctagcaaaaacttccagggctttgcctctcaaccctggggttagat harbors:
- the LOC138647357 gene encoding protein kinase C delta type-like, with translation MEYMSCGDFHQLLERNGPLDIASARFYTAELVCGIQFLHSRGVIHRDLKPENILVAETGHIKITDYGLALDNMHGDQTATSFAGTIGYMAPEILDMQEYNAGVDWFSLGVIINEMLTDFSTFDPAVFDESSSGAKDIIEQLLQEDPVQRLGVHGDIREHLFFQGIDWVSVEALRMAPPYIPVPTKPNPRFRAFKLFGGFPFFN